The Rhizobium sp. CCGE531 genomic sequence CCTCCTCATCCACGGCCGAACGTCACATCCCTGTGGGTCCGCCGCCCAAGAGGCGCTGTAGCCAGCCGGATCACAGGGCATGTCCCGGCCGTGATACCGACCCGCAACGCGAGGCCGGTATCACTACAGCGAGAAGATAGAGATCAGTCGGCAGCAGCGATGATCTCGGCGAAGCGCTTCTGAGCCGCTTCCGGCGTCATCGAAGGATTGGCGAAGAACTCGGAGAACAGGTCTTCCTTCTGCTTCTGCGTGTCGGCAGAAAGAAGCTGGTCCGTACCCTTGATCACGTTACCCTTCTTCAGAATCTCCAGGCCCTTCTTCATGCAATCATTGGCGGCCGTGAGATCCACGTCGCCACGCACGGGCAGCGAGCCCTTCTTCAGGTTGAAGGCAACCTGCGTCTTCGGATCGAGAAGCGTCTTGGCGAGAGCATCCTGAGCCTTCGACTTGGCCTCGTCCTTCAGCAGCGGGAAGTAGAACGCATCACCGCCCGTCGAGATGATTTCGTTGACGCCGAGACCCGGAAGGCAGGTATAGTCCGTGCCGGCCTTCTGACCCGCGAGGGCAAATTCGCCCTGCGCCCAATCGCCCATGATCTGGCCGCCGGCCTTGCCGGTGATGACCATGTTCGTGGCCTGGTTCCAATCCTGAACGTTGGAGCCCTTGGACATCTTGCGGGCATCGTCGGCGGCCTTGAAGACCTTGGCGATTTCCGGCCCAGCCGCTACTTTCGCATCCCTGTCGCCAAATACTTTCTGGAAGGTGTCCTTGCCGGCGATGGCGACCATCAGCACGTCGAAGGCGCCGGTCGCCTGCCAGGGCTGACCGCCTATGGCAAGCGGAACGATCCCGGCCTTCTCCAGCGCGGGAGCTGCGGCGACAAACTCATCCCAGTTCTTTGGAACCTCGACGCCGGCCTTCTTGAAGGCTGCGTTCGAAAGCCAGAGCCACTGCCAGGAATGGATATTGACCGGCGCACAATAGATCTTGCCGTTGATCGTGCAGGAATCGAGCAGGCTGGATGGGCGAATGATGTCCTTCCAGTGCTCTTTCGTAGCGACATCGGTCAGGTCGCGCATGAGGCCCGCCTGCACCAGTTCCTCGGCCTGGCGGCCGTGGTTGAATTGGGTGGCGCCCATCGGATCGCCGCCGGTAATGCGGCTGATCATGATCGGACGCGCAGTCCCACCCGAGCCGGCGATCGCGCCATCGACCCAGTGATTGCCGGTGGCGTCGAAAGCCTTTGCCAACTCGGCCACAGCGGCTGCTTCGCCGCCCGAGGTCCACCAATGCGTAACCTCAAGATCGGCCGCATTTGCCGAAAAAGCCGGAGCCGCGACAGATGCGAGCAAAGCGGCAGCCATTAAACGAATATTCATGAGTTCTCCTCCCTCACTGAAACGTTGCCGGAAAAACGTAGTCGAATCATTTTCGCCGCGCAACCGCCAACTCTGGATTTTTTTCGACAATGGGTGATTATACAACCTATGAGTAAATTATCGCCTGCAAAATCAAGTCGACGACACCCGCTTTTCAACAGGTTGGCATCATGGCATGATTTTGTATATCGTTGATTATAAATAATATAATTATGAAAATGCATCGACGGCATCTTTGATGCCATACCATGGATGGAAAGCGATTTGCCGGCAGGCGTGGATACAACTCTTAGAAATACCGCCGAAATACCCGTCTAAAATAGTACTCGACATTCGTACTGTATCGTTACAGTTTCTATCTTGAGCGGAGGAGACGTGGCGTTTCGCCTGTGCTTGCGATGCAGGCGTGGGCAATATAAGCGGATTGGCCGCGGGAGGCGGCCGGGAGGCAAGCTTGAACGGAATGGACAATAAGAAAACTTCAGGCGGCGGCACGCAGTCTGGGCCCGAGCGGCCAACACTGAAGACGATCGCCTTCATGACGGGGCTTGGAATCACCACCGTTTCGCGCGCGCTGAAAGATGCGCCCGACATCGGCGCCGAAACCAAGGAGCGCGTGCGCATGGTCGCCCGCCAACTGGGTTATCAGCCGAACCGCGCCGGCGTGCGCCTCAGAACCGGCAAGACCAACGTCATCGCCCTGGTGCTGAGCATCGACGAAGAAATCATGGGCTTTACCAGCCACATCGTCTTCGGCATCTCCGAGGTCCTGGCCGGCACGCAATATCACCTGGTCATCACGCCGCATTCGCACAGCAAGGATCCGCTGGTGCCGGTGCGCTATATTCTCGACACCGGGTCCGCCGACGGCGTCATCATATCGCGTACGGAGCCGGACGATCCGCGCGTCGAGCTCATGCATGATCGCAACATGCCTTTCGCCACGCATGGACGCACGGATATGGGCATCACCCACCCCTTCCATGATTTCGACAACGAAGCCTTCGCGCACGACGCCGTCCGTGCGCTGGTTGCGAGAGGGCGGCGTCGCCTGGCGCTGCTGCAGCCCTCCAGCAAGCTTACCTACTATTCCCATACCCGCATCGGCTTCCAGACCGGCCTACATCAATATGGTGCGGAGGAGGTCCCGCTCAGGATAACCACCGACAACGCGCTTGCCGATATCAAGGACACGACCGAAGCGCTGATGCGCTCTCCGCATGCGCCTGACGGGATCATCTGCTCCAGCAGCGGCGGCGCCATCGCCGTCAATGCCGGCATCGAGGCGGCGGGCTTCCGCCTCGGCCGCGACATCGACATGGTCGCCAAGCAATCGGCCGATGTCTTGAGCTGGATCAGGCCCGAGATCATCACGGTGTCGGAAGATTTCCGCCATGCCGGCCGGGAACTCGCCAAGGCAGTCATCGCCCGTATCGACGGGGTGGAGCCGAAACTGCTGCAAAGCATCAGCCCGCCCGTCTGGCCGAACAGCTGACAACGAAAGGCCCGCCGGATTTCTCCGGCGAGCCTTTTCATTTCAGATTCTGCAGTTTCTTTTAACCGTTCGCGCCGCTGCCCCATGGGCCGTGATGGATATCCTTGCCGTCGACACGGTCGAAACCGTGCGCACCAAAGAAGTCGCGCTGCGCCTGGATCAGGTTGGCGGTGCCGCGAGCCTGGCGATAGGCGTCGAAATAGGTCAGCGCCGAAGCAAGAGCGGGAACCGGCAGGCCGGCAGCGGTCGCAGCCGAAACGATGCGACGCAGCGACGGGATCGATTCCTTGACCATATCGGCAAAGGCCGGCGTGACGATCAGGTTCGCCGCATCCGGGGTCTTGGTGAAGGCGCTGGTGATTTCGTCGAGGAACTGCGACCGGATGATGCAGCCGGCACGCCAGATCTTGGCGATAACAGGCATCGGCAGCGACCAGTTGAACTCCTTCGAGGCCTCCGCCATGACTGCAAAGCCCTGCGCATAGGCGCCGATCTTGGCGGCGAATAGCGCAAGCTCGAGATCCTTCAGCAAGTCGGGACCGAAGCCGATCGGGAACTTGTAGTCCGGCGTGCCGAAGATCTTCTCGGCTGCTTCGCGCTGGCTCTTGATGGCCGACAGGCTGCGGGCGGCAACGGCCGCCTCGATCGCGGTTGCCGGAATGCCCATGTTCTGCGCTTCGATGGCAGACCACTTACCGGTGCCCTTCTGGCCGGCCTTGTCGAGAATGACATCAGGCATGGCGCTACCGGTCGCCGGGTCCTTGGCGGCCAGAACCTTCTCGGTGATCTCAATCAGGTAGGAATTCAGGCGGCCCTTGTTCCAGTCGCCGAAGATCGAGCTGATTTCAGCCGCGTTCTTGCCGAGACCGTCGCGCAGAATGCCGTAGATCTCGGCGATCATCTGCATGTCGGCATATTCGATGCCGTTGTGGATGGTCTTGACGAAATGACCGGCGCCGTCATTGCCGAGCCAGGCAACGCAAGGGTCATCCTTGTATTTGGCGGCAATCGAGGTCAGGACCTTCTCGACGCGCTTGTAGGAGTCTTCCGTGCCGCCGACCATGATGGACGGGCCGTGACGGGCTCCTTCCTCGCCGCCGGATACACCCATGCCGATGAAGGTCAGGCCGGTATCCTTCAGACGATCGAAACGGGCGATCGTGTCGCGGAAATTGGCATTGCCGGCGTCGATCATGATGTCGCCCTTGTCGAGATGCGGCTGCAGCGCCGCCATCTGCTGGTCGACCGGCTCGCCGGCCTTGATCATGATGATGATCGGCCGCGGCGGACGGATCGCATCGACGAACTCCTCGATCGTCTTGCAGGGAATAATCTTGTCCTTGAGCGCGCCAGCATTCGCGTAGAATTCATCCGTTACTTGCGGCGTACGGTTGAAGACCGCGATCTTGTTGCCTTTTTCGGCAATGTTGAGCGCCAGATTCGATCCCATTACCGCGAGACCGATCAGCCCGATTTCTGCCTTTTCCACGACAATCCTCCAATGAGTCTTTGACTGCGCCCGGCCCTACCCTGAAGACCCGGAAGACGCATCAACATCCGATATGACGCAATGCCCTCGACGCGACCTGCGACGGCCCTACGTTCGGCGTTGTTGTTGCACTCCGGACGGAAAACGGCAAGCCTTCGCGAGCCGTGAATCGTCCCCTTTGCAGGACTGTGCAAGAATGTTGCTGGATTCGTGATTTATCCATTTCCCGAAGCCGCATTGCCTGACCGATCGTCAGCCCATGAGGGATATAGAGGAGGAAAACACCATGTCGACCATGAATACGAAGATCGTGCATATCTCCGTCGATCGTAACTGGAAGGAAGTCTATGGCTACGCCAGCCGTCCGGAAAACATGCCTTTCTGGGCTTCGGGCCTGGCATCGGGACTGACGCAGGACGGAGACGAATGGGTCGCGGAAGGTCCCCTCGGCACCGCTCGCGTGCGCTTCTCGCCCCGCAACGACTTCGGCGTCATCGATCATCGGGTGACGCTCGAATCCGGCCTGCAGGTTCACAATGCGTTGCGCGTCGTACCGAATGGCGATGGTTGCGAGGTCATGTTCACCCTGCTCCAGCTACCCGGCATGACCGAAGAACAGTTTGCCGCCGATGCCGCGCACATAATGAAGGATCTGAAGACACTGAAAGAGCTTATGGAGCGCTGAAGCAATTCCAATGAGATAGAGCAGCACCGAGATCCCGCGAAGAACTGAACAGCTCCAGGCGCCCTTACAGCGAGCGCAACGTCCAATCGATGAGCTCGCCGGCCACGCCCGCAAACGCCGCGTCGAGCGCGCGGACGAAATCCGGGTTGCCGCCGCCGGTCACCGGCACGACCTTGCGGAAGACATTCTGTGCCTTCACCGTACCGGTGCGGTCGTTCAGGATCTTTTCCGAGATTTCGACCGTCGCCGTCTTCTGGCCGCCGGAGGTATTGATCTCGAAGGAGCGGATGTCGGTAACGATCTGATAGTCGATCGCAAGGCCCTGCCCCGGCACGCCGACGCCGCCGAGTTTACCGGTATTCTCGAAGGCTTCCACCAGCTTCGACTGCACCATCCTGCTCAGCTTGTCGCTCCATTGCGACTTGCCGAGATACTGGATTTCCGAAGGCGAGACGCGGATGACGATCTGGTTGCTGTCCAGTGCCTGCAGTGCCGTCGGTGGCGGGATGAGGATCTGGCGGTTCTTGATCGAGGGCCCGTTCGCCTTCACCGAAGCGGAAAGATCGTAGGTGTCATTGTTGGAGGCGGTTCCACAGCCTCCGAGCAAGGCTGCGAGCACCGGCAATGCGATCACAGCTTTCCACACCTGATGACGCTCACTCGACACGCAACCGACCATGTTCCGCTTATCCCCTGGAAATCAGATATCGCTATTCATCAATGCCGCGCGCGGCCATCATATGTCTTGACCGTATCGCCGCCGAAAATCAGGCGCTGCGGATTGCGGTCGAAATTTGTGATTGTACTATTCAGATTGTCAACCGTGCCCCGCATGTCATTGATCAGGGTCTGCGCATCGCGCAGGCCACCGCTTGAGAACTTCTGCAGATTGTCGGCGATCGGGCCGATGCGCGAATTGAGATTGTCAGCCGTCTTCTTGAAGGATTCGAGCGTTTCCTTGGCCTGGGCAAACAGCGACTGCGTGCTGTCACTACCGAGCAGGGAATCGACCTTCGTCAGTATGCCGTCGACCTTGCCGGACGCCGCATTGAGCTTGGTGGAGATATCGCGGGCATTGGCGATCGTCTGATCGATATCCCGCTGATGGGAGGCGACGGAGTTGGCGACATCGCGGATCGACGCGACGGCTGCGCGCGCCTGCTTCGTCGCCTCGGCAACGTCATCGACCGATCCCCTGACCTTGGCCGGATCAATCGATGCGATGATCTGGTCGACCTGCTCGAGCGTCTTTTGCGCCTTCTGGCCGAAAGCATTGTAAGTATCGGCCGTCTGCTTGAAGCTCGCAACGGTCGCCTTCAGGTCGGTCGTGGCGTCCGCCACGTTCGCCGTAATCTTGTCGGCATTGGCAATGACGTCGTTGACCTTCTGGGCATCGACCGCGCGCACCAGCTTCTCGATCGCATCCAGCGTCGAGTCGACGCGGACCGAGACCGTCTTGAAGGTATCGGACAGCTGTCCGACGCTTGCCAGGAACCTGTCGATATTGTCGGAGTTGTCGGCGACGGCCTTGGAGAATTTCTGCGCGTTGCGCACCGTGTCGGTCAAAGGCCCGCGCGAATCCGAAACAAATCCCTGGATGTCGCCGATCGTGTCGTTGGCGCGGTTGAGAATCTTGTCGGCCGTCGCCAGCAGGTTGGTCACGCTCGATTGATCGGCAAGCAGCACCGCGCGCTTGCCGGTATCGACCGAACGCTTCAGGATGTTCTCGTCGGCGTTGCGGCCGCCGGAAAGCTCGATGTAGGCGGCACCCGTCAGGCCCTGAATTTCCAGGATGGCCTTGGTCGAGGTATAGACCGGCGCGTCAGCGCGCACCTGGGTGAAAGCCAGAGAATAATTGGGATCGTCGGCATCGATCGACAGACCCTGCACCGAGCCGACCTGGATGCCGTTGAAGCGAACAGGCGAACCGACGCTCAAGCCGTTTGCCGAACCGGGAATGCGCACCACGAGCTCGACCATCGGACCGCCGCGGCCGTACTCGGCCATCCAGTAGACGAAACCGAAGGCCGCCGCGATAACCAGCAGCGTGAAGAACCCGACGATCGTATAATTCGCTTTGGTTTCCATTGTCTCCAGTCACTTCTCGCGGCCGTTGGCGCTTGCGCCTTTGTCGTCGTTGTGCCCCCTGATGTCTTCCCGCGGCACGATCGAACGTGCGCGCTTTCCCCTGAAGTAGGATTGCACCCAGGGGTCATCGCAGGCGAGCATGTCCTCGACCGTACCTTCCACCAATACCCGCTTCTGTCCGAGGACAGCAATACGGTCGCAGACGGAAAACAGGCTGTCGAGGTCGTGAGTCACCATATAAACGGTCAGGCCGAGCGTGTCGCGCAGCCTGGCGATCAGCTCGTCAAATTCGCTGGCACCGATCGGATCGAGGCCGGACGTCGGCTCGTCGAGGAAAACGAGGTCCGGATCGAGCGCCAGGGCTCTCGCCAGCGCTGCGCGCTTGATCATGCCGCCGGAAAGCTCGGAAGGATATTTGTCGGCGGCATCCGCGGCGAGACCTACCATGCGGATCTTCATCAGCGCCAGTTCGTCCATCATCTCCTGCGGCAGATCGAGATATTCCCGCATCGGTACCTGGATGTTTTCCTTCACCGTCAGGGACGAAAACAGCGCGCCCTGCTGGAAGAGGACGCCTAGCCGCATGTCGAGCTGGTTTCGCTCCGGCTCGGAGAGCGTGTCATAGTCCTCACCGAGGATCTCGATCTTGCCCGAGCGCCGTGGCAGCAGCCGCAGCACCGTGCGCAGCAGCACCGATTTGCCCGCGCCGGAAGCCCCGACGAAACCCAGGATTTCGCCGCGATAAATATTCAGGTTCAATTTATCCAGAACGACTTTCGATCCGAAAGCGACGGTGACATCCTGTGCCGACAGCACGATATCGCGGCCATGCTCATCTTTCTGCAGCGGAATTTCCGAGTGAAGCGCGCTCATCCCTGCCATTCCTCAGAAGTCGATTGCTGCGTAGAACATGGCAAAGAGCCCGTCCATCAGAATGACGACGAAGATCGACTTCACCACCGCCGAGGTCACGTGCTGGCCAAGGGATTCGGCACTGCCTCCGACCTTCAGTCCCTCCACCGCCGCGACGATGCCGATAACCAGCGCCATGAACGGCGCCTTGATCATGCCCGAAATGACCGTCGACAGGCTGATCGCCTCATGCAGGCGGGAGATGAAGGTCGCAAAAGTGATGCCGGAATAGCCCCAGGCGACCATCGCGGCGCCGAAAAGCGAAGCGAAGTTGGCAAGGACCGTCAGCAAGGGCAAAGCCACCGTCAATGCCACCAGCCGCGGGAAAATCAACACACCGATAGGGTTCAGGCCCATAACCTTCAGCGCGTCGACTTCCTCGCGCATCTTCATCGAGCCGATTTCCGCGGTGATTGCGCTGCCGGAGCGGCCGGCGATCATGATCGCGGTCAAAAGCACGCCGATTTCGCGCAATTGCAGGATGCCGACCAGATCGACGACGAAGACTTCAGCGCCGAAATAGCGCAGCTGGAAAGCGCCCTGCTGCGCGATGATGGCGCCGATCAGCGATGACATCAGCAGGATGATCGGAACCGCGCGCACCGCCATGTGGTCGATCTGGTTGACGATCGACGCCGGCGAAACGCCGCTGCCGCGCCCGAATTTGAGCTGCGCACCGCGCACGGCCGAACCCAATATATACATGGCGGCGACAAGATTGCCCCAGATCTCGTAGACGCTCTTGCCGATCGGCGCGAGAATCCGCTCCGCCAACGATGTCTTCGGTTTTGGCTCTCCGGCCTCAGCATCGGGATCTTCATCGAATGCCGTTAGCAATTCGTCGATATGCGGATTGGAGCCTTCGATCGCGACGTGGGCCTTATGTGCTTCCTGGCTTTCCTTGAGCCGGCGGATCAGCAGCGCACCCGCCGTGTCGACATCCGAAAGCCCGGAAAGATCGATCACGACTTCGCCGCCGGAGCTGCGCTTCGACAGCTGCTCGATCTGCCGCAGCACGCCGTGCACATTGGCGCTACGCCAATTGCCCTCCAGCCGATAGCGATGACCCGCGCCCTCGGGCGCATCGTCGATCCTCGGTGCATCGGACTTTTGTTCGGCCGCTTTCAAATTCACGCGTCTTTCAAATCTGGCACAACATGCGCCGACTCGGAGAGCCCGCATGGTCAATGCTTCATACACCGACTAGGCAGGGAATCTCCATCTCGCGCCGGCGCCAACATATGTCACGGCTTTTTGATATCCAAATGAATTTGTTGCACCGCGTTACGACACGCCGTGAGCGCCCCCGCCCATCGCCGGCTTCCCCGCCCGCAGCCCATAGGCAAAAATGACCATGCCCAGGCCTAAAGCGGCAATGCCGGCCATGACGTAATAGCTTTCGAGATCCAGCCAGGCATAGAGATAGCCGGATGCCAGCGTCATCAGGCCGAGGAACATGCCATTATAGAAGTAATAGGCGCCCTGAGCCGACGATTCCTGCGTTTCATGGACCGAGGCGACGATGCGGCGCTGGATGCCGGTATGGACGCAGGCATAGGTGCAGGAATGAAAACACTGCAAGGCGAAATAGCCCATGAAACCGAAATTGATCGGAAACAGAACCCAGCGCAGGATGCACATGGTCGAACCGAAAAAGATCAGCGTCCACGCGCTGAACCGTCGGCTCAGCTTTTTCGAGAGGAAGAAGACCATCACCTCGGCCGCAACGCCGATGCTCCAGAGGATGGCGATCTCGGCGCCGGAAAAGCCCAGCTTGCGCCAATAGATCGACGCGAACGTATAGAGCATCGCATGGCTCGACTGCTGTATCGATACCCCGATCATGGTGACGAGCAGCTGCGGGGACCGCAAGTTTCCGGTCGGCGGCTGCAAATTGATCGGCTGGTTGCGGCGGCGCGTCGGCCCGATGCGCGGAGCAAACAGGCCCATCAGCGTCGTCAGAATGAAACCGGCCACCATGACAGGCAGTACCGTCGCGCCGCCCCACATGCCGATCAATTGACCGCCAAGAAGGGTCGACAGGATGAATGTGATCGATCCCCACACCCGCATCGAGCCGTAGTCGAAGCCCCAGCGGCGCACACCCGACATGGCGATGGACTCCACCACCGGCACATATGGCGCATAGGTTGCACCCTGAATGCCGTAGACCAGAAGCACCGGCCAGAAGTCGCTGGCCCAGTAGAGCGCGATCGCCGTCAGAAGCGACAAAGCGCCGGACCACAGCAACACATCGGCACGCTCCGTCATATGATCCGCAAGCACGGCGATGACGGGCGTCACCAGGACGCGTACGACCATGGGGATCGCGATCACGAGACCGATCTCGTGGTCGTTGAAATTCAGCCCGGCCAGCCAGACGGGAAAGAACGGCAGGGCAATTCCGTTCACGAATAACGGTGCGCAATAGGACAAGGCGGTGCGCAAGCGGAAATAGGGAGGCGCACCCTCGCCCTGGAAGGACTTGATCGCGGGAATCATGACAGACCTGAAGGGGAACTGATTTGTCCCTATCATGCTATCGAGAATACGACTATGGCGAGAAATGGCCAAAACCGTAACGTTTCGGAAAATCCGAAGCTACAGACGCTCCGCGACGATCAATAATTATGACAGGCCAGTATCAAGCCCGTGAAAAGAGGCGGCTCAGGCCGCCTGAGCACCGAGCGGCCGCGGCATTTCCTCGGCAGGCGAGCCGGCCGGCTGCGTCTCGAGAATGCTCCGCCAAGTGATCAGTTCGAACGTGCCGTCTTCATGTTCGGCGATCGCAGTGCAGCTTTCCACCCAGTCGCCGGTATTGATATAGCGCACGCCGCCGAGATCCTCGATGACGGCATGGTGGATATGACCGCAGATAACGCCATCGGCATCGTTGCGTCTGGCCTCATCGGCAACGACACGCTGAAATTCGCCGATGAAGTTAACGGCATGCTTGACCTGCAGCTTTGCCCAGGCCGAGAACGACCAGTAGGGCATGTTCAAGCGACGACGCACCGCGGCAAGGCCGATGTTGATCAGGATGGCCATGTCATAGGCCCAGTCGCCGAGATAGGCGAGCAGGCGCGCGTTGCGGACGACGACGTCGAATTCGTCACCATGCAGGACGAGATACTTCTTCCCGTCGGCAGTCTCGTGCATGGCGCGCTGCGCCACCTCGATGCCGCCAAAATGCGTGCCGGGGAAATCGCGCAGGAATTCGTCATGATTGCCGGGGATATAGATGATGCGCGTGCCTTTGCGCGCCTTGCGCAGAAGCTTCTGCACCACGTCATTGCAATCCTGCGGCCAATACCAGTTTCGCTTCAGGCGCCACCCATCGATGATATCGCCGACAAGGAAGATGGTGTCGGCTTCGTGATGGCGCAGAAAGTCGAGCAGAAAGTCCACCTTGGCGGCCTTCGAGCCGAGGTGCACGTCAGAGATGAACAGTGTTCGGAATCGCCGGGTGTCCATGTTTTCATTCACGAACTTTTTGTCCGTGCCCTATCCTACCTTGACTAATCCAAGACCAGACTCGTGTTTCAGGAAGATGACAAACCCTGTGTTTGGCGGCATATCGGGCCAGATCAGCCACGTTTTGCTGCTATGGCGAGATCCGGTCGGTCGGTCGTAAAACTGGCAATACTAAGGCGAAACATCGAATGCGCCGCTTCGCTCGTATGTGCCGCCCAGCCATGCACCGTCACATCGCGGCTCCGAAAAAACTCCACGAGCCCTGCGTCCAAAGCATCGGCACGCACAGCTATCTCACGCACGCCGCCGATGCGCAGAGCGGCGATGATCCCCTGCCATCCAAGCTGCGCCGCCGTCTGAGGCGAGCAAAGAAAGATGAAACCGAGCAGCTCTCCGGCATTCAAGCCTCGTTCATTGAGCGCCGCAACGAACGCCTCAAGACGCGGCAGAGCGAAACTGGTCACCATCGTCCGCGTCAGCATCCCGGTTGCGATCAGCTCGTCGACGATGCGGCCCTCCATCCCCTCATAGGGCTTACCGTCCGCCTTCGTCTTGATCTCCAACCGGAGATCGACAACGGATGGTCCGAAGATATCGATTGTTTCCAAG encodes the following:
- the gndA gene encoding NADP-dependent phosphogluconate dehydrogenase, which translates into the protein MEKAEIGLIGLAVMGSNLALNIAEKGNKIAVFNRTPQVTDEFYANAGALKDKIIPCKTIEEFVDAIRPPRPIIIMIKAGEPVDQQMAALQPHLDKGDIMIDAGNANFRDTIARFDRLKDTGLTFIGMGVSGGEEGARHGPSIMVGGTEDSYKRVEKVLTSIAAKYKDDPCVAWLGNDGAGHFVKTIHNGIEYADMQMIAEIYGILRDGLGKNAAEISSIFGDWNKGRLNSYLIEITEKVLAAKDPATGSAMPDVILDKAGQKGTGKWSAIEAQNMGIPATAIEAAVAARSLSAIKSQREAAEKIFGTPDYKFPIGFGPDLLKDLELALFAAKIGAYAQGFAVMAEASKEFNWSLPMPVIAKIWRAGCIIRSQFLDEITSAFTKTPDAANLIVTPAFADMVKESIPSLRRIVSAATAAGLPVPALASALTYFDAYRQARGTANLIQAQRDFFGAHGFDRVDGKDIHHGPWGSGANG
- a CDS encoding ABC transporter substrate-binding protein; amino-acid sequence: MNIRLMAAALLASVAAPAFSANAADLEVTHWWTSGGEAAAVAELAKAFDATGNHWVDGAIAGSGGTARPIMISRITGGDPMGATQFNHGRQAEELVQAGLMRDLTDVATKEHWKDIIRPSSLLDSCTINGKIYCAPVNIHSWQWLWLSNAAFKKAGVEVPKNWDEFVAAAPALEKAGIVPLAIGGQPWQATGAFDVLMVAIAGKDTFQKVFGDRDAKVAAGPEIAKVFKAADDARKMSKGSNVQDWNQATNMVITGKAGGQIMGDWAQGEFALAGQKAGTDYTCLPGLGVNEIISTGGDAFYFPLLKDEAKSKAQDALAKTLLDPKTQVAFNLKKGSLPVRGDVDLTAANDCMKKGLEILKKGNVIKGTDQLLSADTQKQKEDLFSEFFANPSMTPEAAQKRFAEIIAAAD
- a CDS encoding ABC-type transport auxiliary lipoprotein family protein — protein: MVGCVSSERHQVWKAVIALPVLAALLGGCGTASNNDTYDLSASVKANGPSIKNRQILIPPPTALQALDSNQIVIRVSPSEIQYLGKSQWSDKLSRMVQSKLVEAFENTGKLGGVGVPGQGLAIDYQIVTDIRSFEINTSGGQKTATVEISEKILNDRTGTVKAQNVFRKVVPVTGGGNPDFVRALDAAFAGVAGELIDWTLRSL
- a CDS encoding MlaD family protein; this translates as METKANYTIVGFFTLLVIAAAFGFVYWMAEYGRGGPMVELVVRIPGSANGLSVGSPVRFNGIQVGSVQGLSIDADDPNYSLAFTQVRADAPVYTSTKAILEIQGLTGAAYIELSGGRNADENILKRSVDTGKRAVLLADQSSVTNLLATADKILNRANDTIGDIQGFVSDSRGPLTDTVRNAQKFSKAVADNSDNIDRFLASVGQLSDTFKTVSVRVDSTLDAIEKLVRAVDAQKVNDVIANADKITANVADATTDLKATVASFKQTADTYNAFGQKAQKTLEQVDQIIASIDPAKVRGSVDDVAEATKQARAAVASIRDVANSVASHQRDIDQTIANARDISTKLNAASGKVDGILTKVDSLLGSDSTQSLFAQAKETLESFKKTADNLNSRIGPIADNLQKFSSGGLRDAQTLINDMRGTVDNLNSTITNFDRNPQRLIFGGDTVKTYDGRARH
- a CDS encoding SRPBCC family protein, which encodes MSTMNTKIVHISVDRNWKEVYGYASRPENMPFWASGLASGLTQDGDEWVAEGPLGTARVRFSPRNDFGVIDHRVTLESGLQVHNALRVVPNGDGCEVMFTLLQLPGMTEEQFAADAAHIMKDLKTLKELMER
- a CDS encoding LacI family transcriptional regulator; amino-acid sequence: MDNKKTSGGGTQSGPERPTLKTIAFMTGLGITTVSRALKDAPDIGAETKERVRMVARQLGYQPNRAGVRLRTGKTNVIALVLSIDEEIMGFTSHIVFGISEVLAGTQYHLVITPHSHSKDPLVPVRYILDTGSADGVIISRTEPDDPRVELMHDRNMPFATHGRTDMGITHPFHDFDNEAFAHDAVRALVARGRRRLALLQPSSKLTYYSHTRIGFQTGLHQYGAEEVPLRITTDNALADIKDTTEALMRSPHAPDGIICSSSGGAIAVNAGIEAAGFRLGRDIDMVAKQSADVLSWIRPEIITVSEDFRHAGRELAKAVIARIDGVEPKLLQSISPPVWPNS
- a CDS encoding ATP-binding cassette domain-containing protein; the encoded protein is MSALHSEIPLQKDEHGRDIVLSAQDVTVAFGSKVVLDKLNLNIYRGEILGFVGASGAGKSVLLRTVLRLLPRRSGKIEILGEDYDTLSEPERNQLDMRLGVLFQQGALFSSLTVKENIQVPMREYLDLPQEMMDELALMKIRMVGLAADAADKYPSELSGGMIKRAALARALALDPDLVFLDEPTSGLDPIGASEFDELIARLRDTLGLTVYMVTHDLDSLFSVCDRIAVLGQKRVLVEGTVEDMLACDDPWVQSYFRGKRARSIVPREDIRGHNDDKGASANGREK
- a CDS encoding MlaE family lipid ABC transporter permease subunit → MRALRVGACCARFERRVNLKAAEQKSDAPRIDDAPEGAGHRYRLEGNWRSANVHGVLRQIEQLSKRSSGGEVVIDLSGLSDVDTAGALLIRRLKESQEAHKAHVAIEGSNPHIDELLTAFDEDPDAEAGEPKPKTSLAERILAPIGKSVYEIWGNLVAAMYILGSAVRGAQLKFGRGSGVSPASIVNQIDHMAVRAVPIILLMSSLIGAIIAQQGAFQLRYFGAEVFVVDLVGILQLREIGVLLTAIMIAGRSGSAITAEIGSMKMREEVDALKVMGLNPIGVLIFPRLVALTVALPLLTVLANFASLFGAAMVAWGYSGITFATFISRLHEAISLSTVISGMIKAPFMALVIGIVAAVEGLKVGGSAESLGQHVTSAVVKSIFVVILMDGLFAMFYAAIDF
- a CDS encoding MFS transporter; translated protein: MIPAIKSFQGEGAPPYFRLRTALSYCAPLFVNGIALPFFPVWLAGLNFNDHEIGLVIAIPMVVRVLVTPVIAVLADHMTERADVLLWSGALSLLTAIALYWASDFWPVLLVYGIQGATYAPYVPVVESIAMSGVRRWGFDYGSMRVWGSITFILSTLLGGQLIGMWGGATVLPVMVAGFILTTLMGLFAPRIGPTRRRNQPINLQPPTGNLRSPQLLVTMIGVSIQQSSHAMLYTFASIYWRKLGFSGAEIAILWSIGVAAEVMVFFLSKKLSRRFSAWTLIFFGSTMCILRWVLFPINFGFMGYFALQCFHSCTYACVHTGIQRRIVASVHETQESSAQGAYYFYNGMFLGLMTLASGYLYAWLDLESYYVMAGIAALGLGMVIFAYGLRAGKPAMGGGAHGVS